The Chitinophaga niabensis genomic interval TTCTTTATGGCCGTGTTTGCCTTGCCTATCTTATTATCCGGCAATTTCTTCTCTTTATTCCAGGGAGATGATAAACCCTGGATGAGCCTTGGTGCAAGTGTATTATTAGGTGTGATGGGAACAGGTATTGCTTCTATACTTTTCTATCAGCTGATCAGGTCTGCCGGAACTATTTTCGCTTCCATGGTCACTTACGGTTTACCTATAGTGGCCATTGGCTGGGGCTTATTAGCCGGTGAGGTTATCAATATGCTGCAGGTATTGTGTTTGTTTGGGATCATGGGAGGCGTTTACCTGGTGAATCGTAAATAAAAAGAGGCTGTTCCTTAACGGAACAGCCTCCTGAAGATCTTTATCCCCGGGCTTAAATAGCCATAATCTCTTTGTCTTTAGCTGCGCAATGCTTGTCTATTATCTGGATGAATTTATCCGTCAGCTCCTGTACATCAGCTTCTGCGTCCTTCGCAGTATCTTCACTCAGTCCGTCTTTCTGTAATTTCTTGATAGATTCGATAGCGTCCCTACGGATATTCCGGATAGCTACTTTTCCATGTTCTCCTTCACCATTCACTTTCTTCACGAGTTCTTTACGGCGTTCTTCTGTAAGCGGTGGCAGGAAGAGGCGTATAATGATACCATCGTTCTGTGGATTGAGACCAATATTGGAAGCAATGATAGCACGTTCAATAGGTTGAAGCATGTTCTTTTCCCATGGTTGGATAGTGAGGGTACGGGCATCGGCCACACTTACGTTTGCAACCTGGTTCAAAGCAGTGGGGGCACCATAGTAATCAACATAAATACCATCCAGGATCTGCGTATTCGCTTTACCTGCCCTTATTTTGGTGAGCTCGGTTTCCAGATGCGAAATTGAATGCTGCATGGTTTCCTTTGCATCCTCCAGGATTAAATTAAGTTCGTCTTGCATAAGAAATAATACTTAAAGTGCATGCAAACCTACATGAAATCTTTTAATCATCAAAGGATGAGCCAGGATAGAAAAAGTAAATGGAGTTTGTGCAGGTTGCAATATTATTTATCCTGCAACATTCCTTCCGTATTGATACGCAGGATCTTAGGTTTGGTAATGGCAGGCGCCACTTCTACTTCTTCCGCTAATGCCACTGCCGGTTTGGGCGTTTCTTGCCGTTTCTTCAACACGAAAAGTATAGCGGTGAATCCTAAGGCCAGGGTGCCGATCAGGCCCATGAGGTAAGTTGTACCTATATTTTGTAATGAAAAGGCTAAAGTGATAAATCCTACATTGAATGCCACGGCCACCAATGTTGCCTGACGGTGTGAAAGCCCCAGCGCCAGCATATAATGGTGAATATGATGCCTGTCTGCTGTAAAAGGAGA includes:
- the frr gene encoding ribosome recycling factor produces the protein MQDELNLILEDAKETMQHSISHLETELTKIRAGKANTQILDGIYVDYYGAPTALNQVANVSVADARTLTIQPWEKNMLQPIERAIIASNIGLNPQNDGIIIRLFLPPLTEERRKELVKKVNGEGEHGKVAIRNIRRDAIESIKKLQKDGLSEDTAKDAEADVQELTDKFIQIIDKHCAAKDKEIMAI